A single window of Dermacentor albipictus isolate Rhodes 1998 colony chromosome 1, USDA_Dalb.pri_finalv2, whole genome shotgun sequence DNA harbors:
- the LOC135907965 gene encoding homeobox protein HMX3-like, which yields MSGAEMDPVQDVCREPLPSTGSPPPSRPEPSTSAGGSSSSRGSPDLPSGSADGEEHKGGSKQQQAAAAAAAQQRRKKKTRTVFTRSQVFQLESTFDMKRYLSSSERAGLAASLQLTETQVKIWFQNRRNKWKRQLAAELEAANLAQQRMVRLPAAAAVLYESAAQDAAAALGPFYYPGGPPPPPL from the coding sequence CTCTTCCGAGCACGGGATCGCCGCCCCCTTCGCGGCCCGAGCCGTCCACGAGcgccggcggcagcagcagcagccgcgggaGCCCGGACCTTCCCTCGGGCTCGGCGGACGGCGAGGAGCACAAGGgcggcagcaagcagcagcaggcggccgcggcggccgcggcgcAGCAGAGGCGCAAGAAGAAGACGCGGACTGTGTTCACGCGCAGCCAGGTGTTCCAGCTGGAGTCCACCTTCGACATGAAGCGGTACCTGTCCAGCTCGGAGCGGGCGGGCCTGGCCGCCTCGCTGCAGCTGACCGAGACCCAGGTGAAGATCTGGTTCCAGAACCGGCGCAACAAGTGGAAGCGCCAGCTGGCGGCCGAGCTCGAGGCGGCCAACCTGGCCCAGCAGCGCATGGTGCGGCTGCCGGCCGCCGCGGCGGTCCTCTACGAGTCAGCCGCGcaggacgcggccgcggcgctcGGCCCCTTCTACTACCCGGGGGGGCCGCCGCCTCCGCCGCTGTGA